TCTCGGCACGCCAGTCGGGCAACCAGATCATCATCGAGATCACCGACGACGGCCGCGGGATCGACACCGACAAACTGATCCGCAAGCTCGTCGCCAACGGCCGCGACGAGGCCAAGCTGCGCGCGCTTTCGGAGCGCGGCAAGCTGGAGCTGATCTTCGAGGCAGGGCTTTCGAGCAAGGACGAAGTCAGCGACGTTTCGGGCCGCGGCGTGGGCATGGACATCGTCCGTGCCGCGATCGAGCAGATCGGCGGCCGCGTCGAGCTGGACAGCGCGCCGGGCAAGGGGCTGCGCCTCGCGATCCATGTGCCGCTGACGCTGTCGATCATCTCGGCGATCGTCGTCGGGGCAGGGGGACAGCGCTTCGCGATCTCGCGCCAGGCGATCGAGGAGATCGTTTCCGACCATGGCGGCGCGATCCGGATCGACACGGTCGGCGGCGCGCAGGTGCTCAGCCTGCGCGGACGCCGGATGCCGTTGCTCAACCTGTGCGAAGTGCTCGGCATCGAGCGCGCCGCGACGATCGGGCCGCGGATGATCTCGATCGTCAATGTCGGCGAAGGCAGCTACGCGCTCGCCGCCGATCATGTGCTCGACAATGAGGAGCTGGTGATCAAGCCGGCATCGCCCGCAGTGATGTCTACCGGCGTCTACGCGGGACAGACATTGCCCGATTCAGGGCTGCCGATGCTGCTGCTCGACTGCGCCGGGATCGCCAGCATCGCCGGGCTCAATTTCCATCGCGACGACGAGCAGAACCAGGACGAGCTCGAGGAAGCCGAAGCGGCACCGGGCATCCCGGCGCTGTTGTTCCGCGATCTGGACGGCGCGCATCGTGCAGTGCCGCTGGCGGCAGTCGATCGCGTCGAGCAAGTCGAGGGCGATTGCGTGCGCTTCGCTGCCGGCCGTTTCCGCGTGACGATCGACGGACGCATCCTGCCGCTCGCCGCGCAGGGCAAGATCGAGGGCCGTGCGCGGCTCAACGTGCTGCGCCTCAAGGACGGCGTCAACGAAGTCAGCTACGCGATCGACGAGGCGCTGGACATCATCCAGCTGCCCGAGGAACTGGTGCCCGCGCGCGAGCCGGGGCCGGTTGCCGGCGTCGCGCTGATCGACGGCGAGCAGGTCGAACTGCTCGATATCCTGTGGGTGTTCGACGAACATGCCGATCGCGATTGCGAGGAAACCGCGCCGCTCTGCCTGATCGCAGGCGACAAGGACGGCTGGATGGCATCGTTCGTGCGGCCGCTGCTGGAGACCGCGGGCTATCGCGTCGTCACGCAGCTGGCCACCGGCGAGCTGCCGGCGGTGGTACTGTCGTCCGAGGCCGCACCGCCTGAACTCGCCGCGACCGCACCGGTCGTCCGGCTGCGCAGCCGCCGCGCGTCGGCGGGCGCGGGCGACGACAGCGTCTATCGCTATGACCGTGCGGGGCTGCTCTCCGCGCTCGAGGCCCGTGTGGCCGGGAAGGGCCGCTGATGTCGCACCTTTATCTCATCGCCCAGGTGGCGGGACGCGCCGTCGCGATCGATTCCGACCAAGTCGAATCGGTGGTCGATATCGGCGAGGTCACCCAGGTGCCGCGCGCCTCGCAACATGTCCGCGGGCTCGCCGCGCTGCGCAGCCGCGTGGTGACCGTGGTCGATACCCACACTGCTTTGGGGCTCGAAAGCTCCAGCCAGGCGCGGCGCGCAGTGATCACCCATGTCGAGGGGCATCATTATGCGATGCTCGTCGATGCGCTGGACGATGTCGCGCCGTTCGACTTGCTGCCGCTGGCCGGCGGAGTTGCGCTGGACGTGGCGTGGCAGCGCGCGGGACGGGGGATCGTCGAACGCGACGGCGAGCCGATCCTGGCGATCGACCTTGCGGCGCTGGTGCCGGGCTATTCGGCGGCGCTTAACTGATTTTGTCCGATTAACGCGGCGCTTACACCTGTTGCCGCACTATGATGAAACAGACACCTGGCTATCGGGGAACAGGGAAATGAAAACGTGTCTCGTCGTCGACGACTCCAAGGTGATCCGCAAAGTCGCGCGGCACATCCTCGAGACGCTCGATTTTGAAGTCCGCGAAGCTGGTGACGGCCGCGAGGCGCTCGATTCCTGCCTGGCCGAAGCGCCGGACGTGATCCTGCTCGACTGGAACATGCCGGTGATGAGCGGGATGGACTTCCTGCGCGCGCTCAAGGATTCGGGGCTGCCGACACGGCCCAAGGTGGTGTTCTGCACCACCGAGAACGGCATGGCCTATATCCGCGCAGCGATCGAAGCCGGCGCCGACGAATATGTCATGAAGCCGTTCGATCGCGAGACGCTGGAAAGCAAGCTGCAGATCGTCGGCGTCGCCTGAACGCGGATCCGGCACATGGCCGTGGCACTCAGTTCCATCCTGCCTGACTCGCGTGGCGTCGTGCCGCCGGCACAGGTACTGATCGTCGATGATTCGGTCGTCGCGCGATCGGTGCTCGGCCGGATGGTGGACGGCACGCGGCGCTTCCGCGTCGCGGCGGCGCTCAGCGACGTGCGCGCGGCGCTGGAATATCTCGAACGCCACCGCGTCGACATCGTCCTGCTCGACATCGACATGCCCGGCATCGACGGGCTGACTGCGCTGCCCGACGTGATCGCGGCGGGCAAGGGCGCGCGGGTGCTGATCGTGTCCTCCTCCGCCGACGAAGGCGCAGCCGTTACAGTGCAGGCGCTGGCGCTGGGCGCCGCGGATACGCTGGTCAAGCCGGGCATCGGCACGTTCGGCGGGCGCTTCGCCGAAGTGCTTGAAGACCGTCTGTCGCGGCTGCTCGACATTCATTCCGAGCCGGTGTCGCATCTCGCGAGTTCGGGTCCGGTCAACGCGCCCAACGACTTCGACATCGTTGCGATCGGCGCTTCGACCGGCGGCATCCATGCGCTTAGCCAGCTGCTGCGTGCGATCCCGGCCAGCTTCCAGACTCCGATCCTGGTCACCCAGCATCTCCCGATTTCGTTCATGAGCTATTTCGCGGCGCAGCTCGCAGTGCTGGGCGGGCGCCCGTGCGAAGTGGCGTGCGACCGGATGCGCATCCGGCCGGGCCGGATCATCGTGGCGCCGGGCGATGCGCATATGCGAGTCGTGCGGATGTCCGAAGGCTGGGCGGTTCGGCTGAGCGACGAGAAATCGCTGAGCGGCTGCATGCCCTCGGTCGATCCGATGTTCGAATCGCTTGCCGATGTGTTCGGCAAGCGCGCGCTCGCCGTGGTGCTGAGCGGGATGGGACGCGACGGCGCCGAGGGTGCGCGCCACCTGGTCGAGGCCGGCGCGCGGATCCTGGTGCAGGATCGCGAGAGCTCGGTGATCTGGGGGATGCCCGGCGCGGTGGCCAATGCCGGCCATGCCAGCGCAGTGCTGCCGCCCGACGAGATCGGCCGGCTGGTCGCGCGGCAGGGGAGGGCATGATGCACTTTCCCGGAGCGGCGTCGGCCGGCAAGTCGAGCGCCATGAACATCATTTCGGCGCTGCTGGAGCAGCGCACCGGGCAGCAGATCGCTGCCAACCGGGCGTGGCGGATCGAGACCGCGCTCAAGCCGCTGCTGCGCGAGAGGGGACTCGCATCGCTGGATCAGCTGGTATCCCAGCTGGTCGCGACGCGAACGGGGGATTTGGGGGATCAAGTCGTGGATGCGCTGTTGAACCAGGAGACGAGCTTCTTCCGCGACGCGGCGGTGCTCGACATGATCGCGGACGCCACCAAGGCGCTGCAGGCGGACACGCCCGACCGCAAGATCCGCCTGTGGTCGTCGGGTTGCTCGACCGGCCAGGAGCCGCTGAGCCTTGCGATGCTGTTCGACGAACGCGGCATGGGCGAAGGGATGAGCGCGCCCGAGATCGTTGCCACCGACGTTTCGCCCGCGGCGCTGACCCGCGCGCGCGCCGGCCGCTATTCGCAGTTCGAGATCCAGCGCGGGCTGCCGGTCCGGCGGATGATGACGTGGTTCGACAGCAACGGCGGCGACTGGGCGGCCAAGCCCGAGTTGCTCCGCCGCATCCAGTTCCGCCAGCACAACCTCACGGCCGATGCGCCGCCGCCGGGCAAGTTCGACGTGGTGCTGTGCCGCAACGTCATGCTCTATTTCTCTCAGGACGTGCGCCGCGACGTGTTCGATATCCTCGCCTCGGCAGTGCGCCCGGGCGGGCTGCTCGTCCTCGGCGCGGGCGAGACCGTGATCGGGCTGACCGATCGCTTCCGCCCGTGCGACCGGTTCCGCGGCTTCTATCGCGCGACCGACGCGGCACCGATGAAGCGCGCCGCTTTCGGCTGAAGTCCCTTGCCGGGTGCGGGCGCGGGCTCGTACCATCGCCGCGATGACCAGCGGCCTCCAGATCACCGACATGCCGTCGCCCAATTTCGACGCGCGCGAACTCCCCATCTCGATGATCGTGCTCCATTATACGGGCATGGAAAGCGCGCAGGCGGCGATCGACCGATTGCGCGATCTCGAGGCCAAGGTCTCGGCGCATTATCTGGTCGACGAAGATGGCCGCATCCTGCGGCTGGTCGATGAGCGTCACCGCGCCTGGCACGCCGGGCGTTCGCACTGGCGCGGAGTGACCGACGTCAATTCCGCCTCGATCGGCATCGAAATCGTCAATCCCGGCCACGAGTTCGGCTATCGCCCATTTCCCGAAGCGCAGATGGGGGCGCTGATCCCGCTGGTCGCCGAGATCAAGGAACGCCACGGCATCACCCGCGGCAATGTCGTCGGCCATTCGGACGTGGCGCCGGCGCGCAAGCAGGATCCGGGCGAGCTGTTCAATTGGCATGCGCTGGCGCGGCTGCGGCTGGCGCTGCCGCGGCCGACGCGGAACCTCGTAGATCCGGGCTGGCCCGATGCCGGCTTCCTGCTCGCGCTCGAACGGTTCGGCTATGACACCAACGATGCCGGGGCGGCGGTGACGGCGTTTCAGCGCCGCTTCCGGCCCGAACTGGTCGATGGCGAGATCGACATGGAGTGCCGCTGC
This genomic stretch from Sphingomonas sp. LM7 harbors:
- a CDS encoding chemotaxis protein CheA is translated as MDDLVQEFIAETRETLEALSGEIVAWEAHPEDRARLDAIFRFVHTVKGSCGFLDLPRLGRLSHSAEDVLAQVREGLRSPDRPLVNAVLAVVDRIGELVEAIDSGTSLPDHGDELLIAALAKGAEEVAPTNIPGLHRAPARSVRLGVDLLDRMMSGMSDMVLARNELARRLRGGDIDPTIEAALERLSLTVGEMRDTVTRTRMQKIDALFSALPRMVRDTAAGLGKSVLLHVEGSDVELDREMIEMMRDPLVHIIRNSIDHGIESPLERRGAGKRENGRLVVSARQSGNQIIIEITDDGRGIDTDKLIRKLVANGRDEAKLRALSERGKLELIFEAGLSSKDEVSDVSGRGVGMDIVRAAIEQIGGRVELDSAPGKGLRLAIHVPLTLSIISAIVVGAGGQRFAISRQAIEEIVSDHGGAIRIDTVGGAQVLSLRGRRMPLLNLCEVLGIERAATIGPRMISIVNVGEGSYALAADHVLDNEELVIKPASPAVMSTGVYAGQTLPDSGLPMLLLDCAGIASIAGLNFHRDDEQNQDELEEAEAAPGIPALLFRDLDGAHRAVPLAAVDRVEQVEGDCVRFAAGRFRVTIDGRILPLAAQGKIEGRARLNVLRLKDGVNEVSYAIDEALDIIQLPEELVPAREPGPVAGVALIDGEQVELLDILWVFDEHADRDCEETAPLCLIAGDKDGWMASFVRPLLETAGYRVVTQLATGELPAVVLSSEAAPPELAATAPVVRLRSRRASAGAGDDSVYRYDRAGLLSALEARVAGKGR
- a CDS encoding chemotaxis protein CheW, yielding MSHLYLIAQVAGRAVAIDSDQVESVVDIGEVTQVPRASQHVRGLAALRSRVVTVVDTHTALGLESSSQARRAVITHVEGHHYAMLVDALDDVAPFDLLPLAGGVALDVAWQRAGRGIVERDGEPILAIDLAALVPGYSAALN
- a CDS encoding response regulator — protein: MKTCLVVDDSKVIRKVARHILETLDFEVREAGDGREALDSCLAEAPDVILLDWNMPVMSGMDFLRALKDSGLPTRPKVVFCTTENGMAYIRAAIEAGADEYVMKPFDRETLESKLQIVGVA
- the cheB gene encoding chemotaxis-specific protein-glutamate methyltransferase CheB codes for the protein MAVALSSILPDSRGVVPPAQVLIVDDSVVARSVLGRMVDGTRRFRVAAALSDVRAALEYLERHRVDIVLLDIDMPGIDGLTALPDVIAAGKGARVLIVSSSADEGAAVTVQALALGAADTLVKPGIGTFGGRFAEVLEDRLSRLLDIHSEPVSHLASSGPVNAPNDFDIVAIGASTGGIHALSQLLRAIPASFQTPILVTQHLPISFMSYFAAQLAVLGGRPCEVACDRMRIRPGRIIVAPGDAHMRVVRMSEGWAVRLSDEKSLSGCMPSVDPMFESLADVFGKRALAVVLSGMGRDGAEGARHLVEAGARILVQDRESSVIWGMPGAVANAGHASAVLPPDEIGRLVARQGRA
- a CDS encoding CheR family methyltransferase, yielding MMHFPGAASAGKSSAMNIISALLEQRTGQQIAANRAWRIETALKPLLRERGLASLDQLVSQLVATRTGDLGDQVVDALLNQETSFFRDAAVLDMIADATKALQADTPDRKIRLWSSGCSTGQEPLSLAMLFDERGMGEGMSAPEIVATDVSPAALTRARAGRYSQFEIQRGLPVRRMMTWFDSNGGDWAAKPELLRRIQFRQHNLTADAPPPGKFDVVLCRNVMLYFSQDVRRDVFDILASAVRPGGLLVLGAGETVIGLTDRFRPCDRFRGFYRATDAAPMKRAAFG
- a CDS encoding N-acetylmuramoyl-L-alanine amidase; this encodes MTSGLQITDMPSPNFDARELPISMIVLHYTGMESAQAAIDRLRDLEAKVSAHYLVDEDGRILRLVDERHRAWHAGRSHWRGVTDVNSASIGIEIVNPGHEFGYRPFPEAQMGALIPLVAEIKERHGITRGNVVGHSDVAPARKQDPGELFNWHALARLRLALPRPTRNLVDPGWPDAGFLLALERFGYDTNDAGAAVTAFQRRFRPELVDGEIDMECRCILLALLLPKPQGDD